One Ricinus communis isolate WT05 ecotype wild-type chromosome 2, ASM1957865v1, whole genome shotgun sequence DNA segment encodes these proteins:
- the LOC8274103 gene encoding uncharacterized protein LOC8274103, with amino-acid sequence MAFAAMAAMTARPISSITLLTRRRPKWVFTSSASSSFSSSPIKTRTLVLYSKPGCCLCDGLKEKLQAAFLLSGPHSLHDVVLQVRDITSNPDWEKAYQYEIPVLAKVLADGTEETLPRISPRLGVEHIQKKIAAALT; translated from the exons ATGGCCTTTGCAGCAATGGCCGCAATGACAGCGAGGCCAATATCCTCAATTACATTACTAACAAGGCGAAGACCCAAATGGGTTTTCACTTCTTcggcttcttcttctttttcttcttctccaataaaaacaagaacTTTGGTTCTTTACTCGAAACCTGGATGCTGTTTATGTGATGGTCTCAAAGAGAAGCTTCAAGCTGCTTTCTTGCTTTCTGGTCCTCATTCTCTTCACGATGTCGTTTTGCAG GTAAGGGATATTACTAGCAATCCTGATTGGGAAAAAGCTTATCAATATGAGATACCTGTTTTGGCTAAAGTACTTGCTGATGGTACTGAG GAAACCCTTCCTAGAATATCTCCCCGACTTGGAGTGGAACACATCCAAAAGAAGATAGCAGCTGCTTTGACATAA
- the LOC8274104 gene encoding WAT1-related protein At4g08290 produces MGKLNEVFYKLRPYILMVCLQFGSAGNYIISMVTLNHGMNRYVLIVYRNGIAALVLAPFALVLERKIRPKMTFKVFLQIVALGFLEPILDQGFSYLGMQYTSTSYTSAIMNAVPSVTFVLAMILRLERIKIKEIRSQAKVIGTVVTFGGALLMALYKGPTIDLISSGRTSHHGSSDDSSGKHWVTGTLLILVGCVAWSAFYILQSIALKKYPAELSLSSLICLSGTVQSLAVALAVAHHPSSWAVGWDSRLLAPVYTGIVTSGITYYVQGIVMKTRGPVFVTAFNPLCMIIVAVLGSIILAEKLYLGSILGGIIIAIGLYSVVWGKSKDYSSNQEPPITEKGAAPELPITATDQGDNNNGGK; encoded by the exons ATGGGAAAGTTAAATGAAGTGTTTTACAAGTTGAGACCTTATATTCTAATGGTATGCTTGCAATTTGGGTCTGCTGGCAATTACATTATCAGCATGGTAACTCTTAACCATGGCATGAATCGTTATGTCCTCATTGTCTACCGCAACGGCATCGCTGCCCTTGTTCTTGCCCCTTTTGCTCTCGTTCTTGAGAG GAAAATAAGGCCAAAGATGACATTCAAAGTCTTCCTACAAATAGTGGCACTTGGGTTTTTAGA GCCAATTCTTGACCAAGGCTTCAGTTACTTAGGGATGCAATATACATCAACATCATACACATCTGCCATCATGAATGCTGTTCCCTCTGTCACCTTCGTACTTGCTATGATTCTTAG GTTAGAGCGCATAAAGATTAAGGAGATAAGAAGTCAAGCAAAAGTAATTGGAACTGTAGTGACTTTTGGAGGAGCTTTACTTATGGCATTGTACAAAGGTCCAACCATCGATCTAATAAGCTCAGGCAGAACAAGTCACCATGGAAGTTCTGATGACTCTTCTGGTAAACATTGGGTGACTGGTACCCTATTAATCCTTGTAGGCTGTGTCGCCTGGTCTGCTTTCTACATTTTGCAG TCGATAGCATTAAAGAAGTACCCGGCGGAACTGTCTCTCTCCTCCTTGATATGCTTATCCGGCACTGTACAGAGTTTGGCCGTAGCACTGGCAGTTGCCCACCACCCTAGTTCATGGGCAGTTGGCTGGGACTCCAGACTCCTCGCTCCTGTTTACACT GGAATTGTTACCTCTGGAATCACTTACTATGTGCAAGGTATTGTGATGAAGACAAGAGGTCCCGTATTTGTAACAGCATTTAACCCTTTATGCATGATCATAGTTGCTGTTCTTGGCTCCATTATTTTAGCCGAGAAGCTTTATCTTGGAAG TATACTTGGAGGGATCATAATCGCAATTGGGTTATACTCTGTGGTGTGGGGCAAAAGCAAGGACTACTCATCAAATCAAGAGCCCCCCATTACTGAAAAGGGCGCCGCCCCAGAATTACCAATCACAGCAACTGATCAAGGAGATAATAACAATGGTGGGAAGTAA
- the LOC8274102 gene encoding transmembrane emp24 domain-containing protein p24delta5 isoform X2: MAGNCNSRSLVAVLSLFVLCSSFDVIPVAEAIWFTIPSSGTKCVSEEIQNNVVVLADYYIINEDQPQHAPTISVKVTSPYGNNLHHNENVTHGQFAFTTSEAGNYLACFWLDNHQQQAGTTTMSLDWRIGIAAKDWDSVARKEKIEGVELDLTRLEGAVQAIHTNLIYLKERDEGSE, encoded by the exons ATGGCAGGGAACTGTAACTCACGATCTTTAGTGGCAGTTTTGTCGCTATTCGTGTTATGTTCGTCGTTTGATGTAATACCTGTAGCAGAAGCTATTTGGTTTACGATTCCTAGTTCTGGAACCAAGTGCGTTTCTGAGGAGATCCAGAATAACGTTGTCGTTTTGGctgattattatattattaatgaagATCAGCCTCAACACGCCCCTACTATCTCTGTGAAG GTTACATCTCCATATGGGAACAATCTTCACCACAATGAAAATGTAACTCATGGTCAGTTTGCATTTACAACGTCAGAGGCTGGTAACTACTTGGCATGTTTCTGGCTGGATAACCATCAGCAACAAGCTGGAACTACAACTATGAGCCTAGACTGGAGAATTGGAATAGCAGCTAAGGATTGGGATTCAGtggcaagaaaagaaaagattgag GGTGTTGAACTTGACCTAACACGGCTTGAAGGAGCTGTGCAAGCCATTCACACTAATCTAATCTATCTCAAAGAAAG AGATGAGGGAAGTGAGTGA
- the LOC8274102 gene encoding transmembrane emp24 domain-containing protein p24delta5 isoform X1, with translation MAGNCNSRSLVAVLSLFVLCSSFDVIPVAEAIWFTIPSSGTKCVSEEIQNNVVVLADYYIINEDQPQHAPTISVKVTSPYGNNLHHNENVTHGQFAFTTSEAGNYLACFWLDNHQQQAGTTTMSLDWRIGIAAKDWDSVARKEKIEGVELDLTRLEGAVQAIHTNLIYLKEREAEMREVSEKTNARVAWFSIMSLGVCIAVSGLQLWHLKRYFQKKKLI, from the exons ATGGCAGGGAACTGTAACTCACGATCTTTAGTGGCAGTTTTGTCGCTATTCGTGTTATGTTCGTCGTTTGATGTAATACCTGTAGCAGAAGCTATTTGGTTTACGATTCCTAGTTCTGGAACCAAGTGCGTTTCTGAGGAGATCCAGAATAACGTTGTCGTTTTGGctgattattatattattaatgaagATCAGCCTCAACACGCCCCTACTATCTCTGTGAAG GTTACATCTCCATATGGGAACAATCTTCACCACAATGAAAATGTAACTCATGGTCAGTTTGCATTTACAACGTCAGAGGCTGGTAACTACTTGGCATGTTTCTGGCTGGATAACCATCAGCAACAAGCTGGAACTACAACTATGAGCCTAGACTGGAGAATTGGAATAGCAGCTAAGGATTGGGATTCAGtggcaagaaaagaaaagattgag GGTGTTGAACTTGACCTAACACGGCTTGAAGGAGCTGTGCAAGCCATTCACACTAATCTAATCTATCTCAAAGAAAG GGAAGCAGAGATGAGGGAAGTGAGTGAGAAAACTAATGCCAGAGTCGCCTGGTTCAGTATCATGTCTCTCGGTGTGTGCATTGCGGTTTCGGGTTTGCAGCTGTGGCACTTGAAGCGCTacttccaaaagaaaaagctcATCTAG